In the Micromonospora narathiwatensis genome, one interval contains:
- the galE gene encoding UDP-glucose 4-epimerase GalE — MRLLVTGGAGYIGSVVTRMLLDHGHEVIVLDDLRTGHRAALAPEATHVDLPVHEAARVLTPDAGFDGVLHFAALIAAGESMVKPELYWQNNTVGSLALLDAVRAARVPRLVFSSTAAVYGNPTEVPIPETAVKAPTNTYGATKLAVDMALTSEAIAHDLAAVSLRYFNVAGAYLHDGRAIGERHDPETHLIPLALDVAAGRRDKLQLFGDDYPTVDGTCVRDYIHVADLARAHLLALTTATPGRHRIYNLGNGNGFTNRQVIEVVREVTGHPVPVEVAPRREGDPAELVASSALARKELGWVPEKPTLHDMVGDAWAFYREHVLGQR, encoded by the coding sequence GTGAGACTGCTCGTCACCGGCGGCGCCGGCTACATCGGCAGCGTGGTGACCCGGATGCTGCTGGACCACGGCCACGAGGTGATTGTCCTGGACGACCTGCGCACCGGCCACCGCGCGGCCCTCGCCCCCGAGGCGACCCACGTCGACCTGCCGGTGCACGAGGCCGCCCGCGTCCTCACCCCCGACGCCGGCTTCGACGGCGTGCTGCACTTCGCCGCGCTGATCGCCGCCGGCGAGTCGATGGTCAAGCCGGAGCTCTACTGGCAGAACAACACCGTCGGCTCACTCGCCCTGCTCGACGCGGTACGCGCCGCCCGGGTGCCCCGGCTGGTCTTCTCCTCCACCGCCGCCGTCTACGGCAACCCCACCGAGGTGCCCATCCCGGAGACCGCCGTCAAGGCCCCCACCAACACCTACGGGGCGACCAAGCTGGCCGTCGACATGGCGCTCACCTCCGAGGCGATCGCGCACGACCTCGCGGCCGTCTCGCTGCGCTACTTCAACGTCGCCGGGGCGTACCTGCACGACGGGCGGGCCATCGGCGAACGGCACGACCCGGAGACCCACCTCATCCCGCTCGCCCTCGACGTGGCGGCCGGCCGGCGCGACAAGCTCCAACTCTTCGGCGACGACTACCCGACCGTCGACGGCACCTGCGTCCGCGACTACATCCACGTCGCGGACCTGGCCCGGGCGCACCTGCTGGCGCTCACCACCGCGACACCCGGCCGGCACCGGATCTACAACCTCGGCAACGGCAACGGCTTCACCAACCGGCAGGTGATCGAGGTGGTCCGCGAGGTCACCGGCCACCCCGTACCGGTCGAGGTGGCCCCCCGCCGCGAGGGCGACCCGGCCGAGCTGGTCGCCTCCTCGGCGCTGGCCCGAAAGGAGCTGGGCTGGGTGCCGGAGAAGCCCACCCTGCACGACATGGTCGGCGACGCCTGGGCCTTCTACCGCGAGCACGTGCTGGGGCAACGGTGA
- the galK gene encoding galactokinase produces the protein MTGRTAATATPTATPGDVAARATAGFRQRYGVQPAGRWAAPGRVNLIGEHTDYNDGFVLPFALPLRTVVAAAPRDDERWTVWSELSSDPVEFGPAEVDEPGRVTGWAAYVAGVVWSLRAAGQAVPGARLAVASDVPVGSGLSSSAAVEAAVLAALVELGGLDLPTDRWPRLAQRAENGYVGAPTGIMDQSAVIRGRAGHALFLDCRSEEVEQIPFDLDSAGLAVLVVDSRAPHRHADGEYAARRASCEEAARILGVPALRDVTVAELDAALGKLPDGETRRRVRHVVTENQRVLDAVELLRAGRVRDTGPLLTASHASMRDDFEITVPEVDTAVDAALAAGAYGARMTGGGFGGCVLALVDADRAPAVADAVTTAYAERGFAAPGTLTVLPADGAARLG, from the coding sequence GTGACCGGCCGGACCGCGGCCACCGCGACGCCGACCGCGACGCCGGGCGACGTCGCGGCCCGCGCCACCGCCGGCTTCCGGCAGCGGTACGGCGTGCAGCCGGCGGGCCGCTGGGCGGCTCCCGGCCGGGTCAACCTGATCGGCGAGCACACCGACTACAACGACGGCTTCGTGCTGCCCTTCGCGCTGCCACTGCGTACCGTGGTCGCCGCGGCACCGCGGGACGACGAACGCTGGACGGTCTGGTCGGAGCTATCCAGCGACCCGGTCGAGTTCGGCCCGGCCGAGGTCGACGAGCCCGGTCGGGTCACCGGCTGGGCCGCCTACGTGGCCGGGGTGGTCTGGTCGCTGCGCGCCGCCGGGCAGGCCGTCCCCGGCGCCCGGCTGGCCGTCGCCTCCGACGTGCCGGTCGGCTCCGGGCTCTCCTCATCGGCGGCCGTCGAGGCGGCGGTGCTCGCCGCCCTGGTCGAGCTGGGCGGGCTGGACCTGCCCACCGACCGGTGGCCCCGGCTCGCCCAACGCGCCGAGAACGGCTACGTCGGCGCGCCCACCGGGATCATGGACCAGTCCGCGGTGATCCGTGGGCGGGCGGGGCACGCCCTCTTCCTCGACTGCCGCAGCGAGGAGGTCGAGCAGATCCCGTTCGACCTGGACAGCGCCGGGCTGGCCGTGCTGGTCGTCGACAGCCGCGCCCCGCACCGGCACGCCGACGGCGAGTACGCCGCCCGCCGCGCGTCCTGCGAGGAGGCGGCGCGGATCCTCGGCGTGCCCGCCCTGCGCGACGTGACCGTCGCCGAGCTCGACGCGGCGCTGGGGAAACTGCCCGACGGCGAGACCCGACGGCGGGTCCGGCACGTGGTCACCGAGAACCAGCGGGTGCTCGACGCCGTCGAGCTGCTACGCGCCGGCCGGGTACGCGACACCGGCCCCCTGCTGACCGCCTCGCACGCCTCGATGCGCGACGACTTCGAGATCACCGTGCCCGAGGTGGACACCGCCGTCGACGCGGCCCTGGCCGCCGGGGCGTACGGCGCCCGGATGACCGGCGGCGGCTTCGGCGGCTGTGTGCTCGCCCTGGTCGACGCCGACCGCGCCCCGGCGGTCGCCGACGCCGTCACCACCGCGTACGCCGAGCGCGGCTTCGCCGCCCCCGGCACCCTGACCGTCCTCCCCGCCGACGGAGCCGCCCGCCTCGGCTGA
- a CDS encoding hemolysin family protein produces MEAGGPRLRRRPSGRPRREPGPLARTVARLVVRAADGATRLVTDLLGASPAAGRERISEAELRDLVAANTVLDPDERRIIDEVLAAGARLVREVMVPRTEVVFLSAGLTVVEAERLVRAEPHTRYPVVDGTHDDVVGFVHLRDVLLRPEQESRVGVWELTREVKRLPGSKRVLAALTEMRREGHHLAVVVDEYGGTAGIVTCEDLVEELVGEIHDEYHAPPDPAHAGLPAVVDGRLNLVDFADRTGVPLPAGPYETVGGFVMAALGRLPVAGDEVPVTPAPEGPGGPDPDDPPGGWLLRVLALEGRRVSRLAVSAARLPEQRREVTARVTVAENGSTGPS; encoded by the coding sequence ATGGAGGCAGGCGGTCCCCGACTCCGGCGACGCCCGTCGGGGCGGCCGCGACGCGAACCGGGGCCGCTCGCCCGGACCGTGGCCCGGCTCGTGGTCCGCGCCGCCGACGGCGCCACCCGGCTGGTCACCGATCTGCTCGGCGCCAGCCCGGCGGCCGGCCGGGAGCGGATCAGCGAAGCCGAGCTGCGGGACCTGGTCGCGGCCAACACGGTGCTCGACCCGGACGAGCGGCGGATCATCGACGAGGTGCTGGCGGCCGGGGCACGCCTGGTCCGCGAGGTGATGGTGCCGCGTACCGAGGTGGTGTTCCTCTCCGCGGGGCTGACCGTCGTCGAGGCGGAGCGGCTGGTCCGGGCCGAGCCGCACACCCGCTATCCGGTCGTCGACGGCACCCACGACGACGTGGTCGGCTTCGTCCACCTGCGCGACGTGCTGCTCCGCCCCGAGCAGGAGAGCCGCGTCGGCGTCTGGGAGCTGACCCGCGAGGTGAAGCGGCTGCCCGGCAGCAAGCGGGTGCTGGCCGCGCTCACCGAGATGCGCCGGGAGGGGCACCACCTGGCGGTGGTGGTCGACGAGTACGGCGGCACCGCCGGCATCGTCACCTGCGAGGACCTGGTCGAGGAGCTGGTCGGGGAGATCCACGACGAGTACCACGCCCCGCCCGACCCGGCGCACGCCGGCCTGCCCGCCGTCGTCGACGGCCGGCTCAACCTGGTCGACTTCGCCGACCGCACCGGGGTGCCGCTGCCCGCCGGACCGTACGAGACGGTCGGCGGCTTCGTGATGGCCGCCCTGGGCCGGCTCCCGGTCGCCGGGGACGAGGTGCCGGTGACCCCCGCCCCGGAGGGCCCGGGCGGACCCGATCCGGATGACCCGCCGGGCGGCTGGCTGCTGCGGGTGCTCGCCCTGGAGGGGCGGCGGGTGTCCCGGCTTGCGGTCTCCGCCGCGCGCCTGCCTGAGCAGCGGCGCGAGGTCACCGCCCGGGTCACGGTCGCCGAGAACGGATCCACCGGCCCGTCATGA
- the trpS gene encoding tryptophan--tRNA ligase encodes MSDVPARPRVFSGIQPTADSFHLGNYLGAVRHWVALQESHDAFYCVVDLHAITAGHDPKVLKQRSRVAAAQLLAVGIDPERSTLFVQSQVAEHAQLAWVLGCITGFGEASRMTQFKDKAQKQGSERASVGLFTYPVLMAADILLYQANAVPVGEDQRQHLELSRDLAQRFNTIFGPTFTMPAPHIVKDTAKITDLQDPTAKMSKSSSSPAGIIDLLDDPARSAKKIRSAVTDTGREIVFDAVGKPGIANLLSIYSALSGRGIDDLVAAYDGKGYGDLKKDLAEVVREALTPIQERTRVYLDDPAQLDKLLAQGAEKARVVAAATVRTTYDRIGFFPPLRSE; translated from the coding sequence ATGTCAGACGTACCCGCCCGCCCCCGCGTCTTCTCCGGCATCCAGCCGACCGCCGACTCGTTCCACCTCGGCAACTATCTGGGCGCGGTACGGCACTGGGTGGCCCTCCAGGAGAGCCACGACGCGTTCTACTGCGTGGTCGATCTGCACGCGATCACCGCCGGCCACGACCCGAAGGTGCTCAAGCAGCGTTCCCGGGTCGCCGCCGCGCAGCTCCTCGCGGTCGGCATCGACCCGGAGCGCAGCACCCTCTTCGTCCAGTCCCAGGTGGCCGAGCACGCCCAGCTGGCCTGGGTGCTCGGCTGCATCACCGGCTTCGGCGAGGCCAGCCGGATGACCCAGTTCAAGGACAAGGCGCAGAAGCAGGGCAGTGAGCGGGCCAGCGTCGGCCTCTTCACCTACCCGGTCCTCATGGCCGCCGACATCCTCCTCTACCAGGCCAACGCGGTGCCGGTCGGCGAGGACCAGCGCCAGCACCTGGAGCTTTCCCGCGATCTGGCCCAGCGGTTCAACACGATTTTCGGGCCGACCTTCACCATGCCCGCGCCGCACATCGTCAAGGACACCGCGAAGATCACCGACCTGCAGGACCCGACCGCCAAGATGTCGAAGTCGTCCTCCTCGCCGGCCGGCATCATCGACCTGCTGGACGACCCGGCCCGCTCGGCCAAGAAGATCCGCTCCGCGGTCACCGACACCGGGCGCGAGATCGTCTTCGACGCGGTGGGCAAGCCGGGCATCGCCAACCTGCTGAGCATCTACTCGGCGCTCTCCGGCCGCGGCATCGACGACCTTGTCGCCGCCTACGACGGCAAGGGCTACGGCGATCTGAAGAAGGACCTCGCCGAGGTGGTCCGGGAGGCACTCACCCCGATCCAGGAGCGCACCCGCGTCTACCTGGACGACCCGGCCCAGCTCGACAAGCTGCTCGCGCAGGGCGCGGAAAAGGCCCGGGTGGTCGCCGCGGCGACGGTGCGGACCACGTACGACCGGATCGGCTTCTTCCCTCCGCTGCGGTCCGAGTAA
- a CDS encoding 2'-5' RNA ligase family protein — MDRRDGVPDTGDTIEIGIAVDIPEPWGGMLTRRRVEAGDPQVVPAHVTLLGPTEIPLRALPAVEEHLARVAAAHLPFTLHLRGTGTFRPVTQVVFVAVAAGISECELLAAAINSAPELHREARFPYHPHVTVAQDVPPEALDKAYEDLADFSALFEVEAFTLFSHSGATRWQPRRDFRLGG; from the coding sequence GTGGATCGCAGGGACGGGGTGCCGGACACCGGCGACACCATCGAGATCGGGATCGCGGTGGACATCCCCGAGCCGTGGGGCGGGATGCTCACCCGTCGCCGGGTCGAGGCCGGTGACCCGCAGGTCGTCCCGGCCCACGTCACCCTGCTCGGGCCCACCGAGATCCCGCTGCGGGCGCTGCCCGCCGTCGAGGAGCACCTGGCCCGGGTGGCCGCCGCGCACCTGCCGTTCACCCTGCACCTGCGGGGCACCGGCACGTTCCGCCCGGTCACCCAGGTGGTCTTCGTGGCGGTGGCGGCCGGGATCAGCGAGTGCGAGCTGCTCGCCGCCGCGATCAACTCGGCGCCCGAGCTGCACCGGGAGGCCCGTTTCCCGTACCACCCGCATGTCACGGTGGCCCAGGACGTCCCGCCCGAGGCGCTCGACAAGGCGTACGAGGACCTGGCCGACTTCTCGGCGCTGTTCGAGGTCGAGGCGTTCACCCTCTTCTCGCACAGCGGCGCGACCCGGTGGCAGCCGCGCCGCGACTTCCGGTTGGGCGGTTGA
- a CDS encoding sulfate adenylyltransferase subunit 1 has protein sequence MSTETLATDARAAAGPESRPMDLLRFATAGSVDDGKSTLIGRLLYDTKSLFTDQLAAVEAVSAARGDEYTNLALLTDGLRAEREQGITIDVAYRYFATPRRKFIIADTPGHIQYTRNMVTGASTADLALILVDARKGLVEQSRRHAFLCSLLRVPHLVLCVNKMDLVDWSQEVFERIADEFTAFAAKLDVPDLTVVPISALRGDNIVARSEHMPWYEGPSLLHHLERVHIASDRNLVDVRFPVQYVIRPQSTTVTDYRGYAGQVASGVLKPGDEVMVLPSGFTSRIASVETADGPVDEAFPPMSVTVRLTDEIDISRGDMICRPNNSPAVAQDIEAMVCWMDETRPLQVGGKYAIKHTTRSARAIVRGLHYRLDINSLHRDEAAGELRLNEIGRVRLRTTVPLLADEYRRNRTTGGFVIIDEATNRTVGAGMIVEAG, from the coding sequence ATGAGCACCGAGACGCTGGCCACGGACGCCCGGGCTGCCGCCGGGCCGGAGTCCCGGCCGATGGATTTGCTGCGGTTCGCCACCGCCGGCAGCGTCGACGACGGCAAGTCGACCCTGATCGGCCGGCTGTTGTACGACACCAAGTCGCTCTTCACCGACCAGCTCGCCGCCGTCGAGGCGGTCAGCGCGGCCCGGGGCGACGAATACACCAACCTGGCGCTGCTCACCGACGGCCTGCGCGCCGAGCGGGAACAGGGCATCACCATCGACGTGGCGTACCGCTACTTCGCCACGCCGCGGCGGAAGTTCATCATCGCCGACACCCCCGGGCACATCCAGTACACCCGGAACATGGTCACCGGCGCGTCGACCGCCGACCTGGCGCTGATCCTGGTGGACGCGCGCAAGGGCCTGGTGGAGCAGTCCCGGCGGCACGCGTTCCTCTGCTCGTTGCTGCGGGTGCCGCACCTGGTTCTCTGTGTCAACAAGATGGACCTGGTCGACTGGTCGCAGGAGGTGTTCGAGCGGATCGCCGACGAGTTCACCGCGTTCGCCGCGAAGCTCGACGTGCCGGACCTGACCGTGGTGCCGATCTCCGCGCTCCGGGGCGACAACATCGTCGCCCGCTCGGAGCACATGCCCTGGTACGAAGGCCCGTCGCTGCTGCACCACCTGGAGCGGGTGCACATCGCCTCCGACCGCAACCTGGTCGACGTGCGGTTCCCGGTGCAGTACGTGATCCGGCCGCAGTCCACCACGGTCACCGACTACCGGGGGTACGCGGGCCAGGTGGCCTCGGGCGTGCTCAAACCCGGCGACGAGGTGATGGTGCTGCCGTCCGGCTTCACGAGCCGGATCGCCTCGGTGGAGACGGCCGACGGTCCGGTCGACGAGGCGTTCCCGCCGATGTCGGTGACGGTCCGGCTGACCGACGAGATCGACATCTCGCGCGGCGACATGATCTGCCGGCCGAACAACTCCCCGGCGGTCGCGCAGGACATCGAGGCGATGGTCTGCTGGATGGACGAGACCCGTCCGCTCCAGGTCGGCGGCAAGTACGCCATCAAGCACACCACCCGTTCGGCGCGGGCGATCGTGCGCGGGCTGCACTATCGGCTGGACATCAACTCGCTGCACCGGGACGAGGCGGCCGGCGAGCTGAGGCTCAACGAGATCGGCCGGGTCCGGCTGCGCACCACCGTCCCGCTGCTCGCCGACGAGTACCGGCGCAACCGCACCACCGGCGGCTTCGTGATCATCGACGAGGCCACCAACCGTACGGTCGGCGCCGGCATGATCGTCGAAGCCGGCTGA